One genomic window of Amyelois transitella isolate CPQ chromosome 8, ilAmyTran1.1, whole genome shotgun sequence includes the following:
- the LOC106136314 gene encoding uncharacterized protein LOC106136314 isoform X2 produces the protein MFRKRSIVTQFNSYLSEFEPFAASPPDDIFYIRYPKTDILFGKPKLDQDFAKSLSAETKEVGAAPSYSTVKDRDWSKHTKPCQDVLHGITPINTAVNSITKPKPAGVDDGFKGEGAACGTSVVKVAHQMITKGASPRGFTVASPEEDDTLPAAPPTAESRYMLSARRGSKSLPTTPAHSPNSSPTSRRKMIGNRYFTSPFEPTADGSNRSWLTMALLGFKKDLNASTSTLAEEDAGELRLKGTLAESVESLGPAPRDAQPKLVPNEPSTQQPKLVKPSHTLRPKPNELREMNFWSPTSM, from the exons atgtttagaAAACGGAGCATCGTTACACAATTCAACAGTTATTTATC GGAGTTCGAGCCATTTGCGGCTTCCCCACCCGACGATATATTCTACATTCGTTATCCGAAGACCGACATTCTCTTCGGGAAGCCCAAACTCGACCAGGACTTTGCCAAATCTCTGTCTGCGGAGACTAAGGAAGTGGGAGCTGCGCCGTCGTACAGCACCGTGAAGGATAGGGACTGGTCGAAGCACACGAAGCCCTGCCAGGACGTCTTGCATGGCATCACGCCAATCAACACAGCTG TGAATTCCATTACCAAGCCGAAACCAGCGGGAGTGGATGATGGGTTCAAAGGCGAGGGCGCGGCTTGTGGCACTTCTGTTGTCAAG GTCGCTCATCAGATGATAACCAAGGGTGCTTCGCCCCGGGGGTTTACAGTCGCGTCGCCCGAAGAGGACGACACGTTGCCTGCAGCGCCGCCGACCGCCGAGAGTCGTTATATGTTATCAGCGCGCCGCGGCAGTAAAAGTCTGCCCACCACTCCTGCACATTCGCCCAACTCCAGCCCCACAAGCCGTCGCAAGATGATTGGCAATcg ATACTTCACATCCCCGTTCGAGCCGACAGCCGACGGCTCCAACCGGTCATGGCTGACCATGGCTCTGCTTGGCTTCAAGAAAGATCTGAACGCTTCTACGTCCACCTTGGCCGAGGAAGACGCGGGGGAGCTCCGATTGAAAG GTACTCTCGCAGAATCCGTCGAGAGCTTAGGCCCAGCGCCGAGAGACGCCCAACCGAAGTTGGTACCCAACGAGCCCTCCACACAACAACCCAAACTCGTGAAACCTTCGCACACCTTACGCCCCAAGCCTAACGAACTCAGGGAGATGAACTTCTGGTCTCCCACGTCCATGTGA
- the LOC106136314 gene encoding uncharacterized protein LOC106136314 isoform X1, with protein sequence MASDPEIKGGISLPVWMKSRPTKEFEPFAASPPDDIFYIRYPKTDILFGKPKLDQDFAKSLSAETKEVGAAPSYSTVKDRDWSKHTKPCQDVLHGITPINTAVNSITKPKPAGVDDGFKGEGAACGTSVVKVAHQMITKGASPRGFTVASPEEDDTLPAAPPTAESRYMLSARRGSKSLPTTPAHSPNSSPTSRRKMIGNRYFTSPFEPTADGSNRSWLTMALLGFKKDLNASTSTLAEEDAGELRLKGTLAESVESLGPAPRDAQPKLVPNEPSTQQPKLVKPSHTLRPKPNELREMNFWSPTSM encoded by the exons atggCTTCTGACCCAGAAATCAAAGGAGGAATATCGCTCCCAGTTTGGATGAAATCGAGGCCCacaaa GGAGTTCGAGCCATTTGCGGCTTCCCCACCCGACGATATATTCTACATTCGTTATCCGAAGACCGACATTCTCTTCGGGAAGCCCAAACTCGACCAGGACTTTGCCAAATCTCTGTCTGCGGAGACTAAGGAAGTGGGAGCTGCGCCGTCGTACAGCACCGTGAAGGATAGGGACTGGTCGAAGCACACGAAGCCCTGCCAGGACGTCTTGCATGGCATCACGCCAATCAACACAGCTG TGAATTCCATTACCAAGCCGAAACCAGCGGGAGTGGATGATGGGTTCAAAGGCGAGGGCGCGGCTTGTGGCACTTCTGTTGTCAAG GTCGCTCATCAGATGATAACCAAGGGTGCTTCGCCCCGGGGGTTTACAGTCGCGTCGCCCGAAGAGGACGACACGTTGCCTGCAGCGCCGCCGACCGCCGAGAGTCGTTATATGTTATCAGCGCGCCGCGGCAGTAAAAGTCTGCCCACCACTCCTGCACATTCGCCCAACTCCAGCCCCACAAGCCGTCGCAAGATGATTGGCAATcg ATACTTCACATCCCCGTTCGAGCCGACAGCCGACGGCTCCAACCGGTCATGGCTGACCATGGCTCTGCTTGGCTTCAAGAAAGATCTGAACGCTTCTACGTCCACCTTGGCCGAGGAAGACGCGGGGGAGCTCCGATTGAAAG GTACTCTCGCAGAATCCGTCGAGAGCTTAGGCCCAGCGCCGAGAGACGCCCAACCGAAGTTGGTACCCAACGAGCCCTCCACACAACAACCCAAACTCGTGAAACCTTCGCACACCTTACGCCCCAAGCCTAACGAACTCAGGGAGATGAACTTCTGGTCTCCCACGTCCATGTGA
- the LOC106136328 gene encoding HIG1 domain family member 2A, mitochondrial: protein MSTEEEPTDLDWVQLRRDMNTAAVNVESTKQKFERKFSENPFVPIGCLATAGALSYGLWCFRTGKTKMSQQMMRLRIVAQGFTITALVVGVMMTAGKNI, encoded by the exons ATGTCTACTGAAGAAGAACCAACTGACTTGGACTGGGTGCAACTACGTCGTGATATGAACACTGCAGCTGTGAATGTTGAATCAACCAAACAGAAGTTTGAAAGAAAGTTTTCAGAAAATCCATTTGTACCTATAG GATGTTTAGCTACAGCAGGAGCTCTTTCATATGGTCTATGGTGTTTCCGAACTGGGAAAACTAAAATGTCACAGCAAATGATGCGTCTTAGAATTGTAGCGCAAGGCTTCACTATCACTGCACTTGTGGTTGGAGTAATGATGACTGCAGgaaaaaacatataa